One Magnetovibrio sp. PR-2 genomic region harbors:
- the ald gene encoding alanine dehydrogenase, whose protein sequence is MLIGVPKEIKMGEFRVGMTPASVREALHLGHRVLIETHAGLGVGASDQNYVDAGADIAPNAATVWDKAELIVKVKEPQAVERKQLSAEQTLFTYLHLAPDIEQTNDLITSGATCIAYETVTAPSGDLPLLHPMSEVAGRMSIQVAAHALERAAGGRGVLLGGVPGVAPAKVTVIGGGTVGANAVLMAIGTGAEVVVLDKNNETLRALNARFGARIKTLYSNRETLEEHVLSADVVVGGVLIPGAAAPKLVSEAMIKAMRPGSVVVDVAIDQGGCFETSHGTTHAEPTYVLHDVVHYCVTNMPGAVPHTSTYALNNATLPFILNIADKGAEQAMRDDEHLRNGLNVMAGQVTCEAVAVAQGVDYVAADIVL, encoded by the coding sequence ATGCTCATCGGCGTCCCCAAAGAAATCAAAATGGGCGAGTTCCGCGTCGGCATGACGCCCGCCAGCGTGCGCGAAGCCCTACACTTGGGCCACCGCGTCTTGATCGAAACCCACGCCGGGCTCGGCGTTGGCGCATCGGATCAAAACTACGTGGACGCGGGCGCCGACATTGCGCCCAACGCGGCCACAGTCTGGGACAAAGCGGAGCTAATCGTCAAAGTCAAAGAACCCCAGGCGGTCGAGCGCAAACAGTTGAGCGCTGAGCAAACCCTGTTCACCTATCTGCACTTGGCCCCCGACATTGAGCAAACCAACGACCTGATCACCAGTGGCGCAACGTGCATCGCTTACGAAACCGTCACCGCACCCAGCGGCGATTTGCCCCTGCTCCACCCCATGAGTGAGGTGGCGGGCCGCATGTCCATCCAAGTCGCCGCCCATGCTTTGGAGCGCGCAGCGGGCGGGCGCGGTGTGCTCTTGGGCGGCGTGCCTGGGGTTGCGCCAGCCAAAGTCACGGTCATCGGCGGCGGCACGGTCGGTGCCAACGCGGTTCTCATGGCCATCGGCACGGGTGCGGAGGTCGTGGTCTTGGACAAAAACAACGAAACCTTACGTGCCCTCAACGCGCGGTTTGGCGCGCGCATCAAAACGCTCTATTCCAATCGCGAAACCTTGGAAGAGCACGTGCTCAGCGCCGACGTGGTGGTGGGCGGTGTGTTGATCCCCGGTGCGGCGGCACCGAAGCTGGTATCTGAGGCCATGATCAAAGCCATGCGCCCAGGCTCGGTCGTCGTCGATGTCGCTATTGACCAAGGCGGCTGTTTCGAAACGTCCCACGGCACCACCCACGCGGAGCCCACGTATGTGCTGCACGACGTGGTGCATTATTGTGTCACCAATATGCCCGGCGCGGTTCCGCACACGTCAACCTATGCCCTCAACAACGCCACCCTGCCCTTCATCCTGAACATTGCGGACAAGGGGGCGGAGCAAGCCATGCGCGATGATGAACACTTGAGGAACGGTTTGAATGTTATGGCTGGGCAGGTGACGTGTGAAGCGGTGGCGGTGGCGCAGGGGGTGGATTACGTCGCAGCTGACATCGTTCTCTAA
- a CDS encoding LexA family protein yields MLSHLFGPNTSRARRAYAPSTCGSERGPNVSLQEEPMVAPAGGEGARWVSLGDGQVWQTNTRTKRDLPIVASPVHAGFPSPAEDYIEGSLDLNRHLVRHPAATFIVRVQGESMTGAGIYPGDLLVVDRSLEPRDGHVVIAVVDGDLTVKRLKGRPGLWHLEAEHPDFPTIPMPTGEDGDGETSAIWGVVTNAVRDLVA; encoded by the coding sequence ATGTTATCCCATCTTTTTGGTCCCAATACGTCTCGTGCGCGCCGGGCCTATGCGCCCTCGACCTGCGGCTCAGAACGTGGCCCCAACGTCAGCTTGCAAGAGGAGCCCATGGTGGCCCCCGCAGGCGGTGAGGGGGCGCGCTGGGTGTCTTTGGGCGACGGTCAGGTGTGGCAAACCAACACGCGGACCAAGCGTGACTTGCCCATTGTCGCAAGCCCCGTACATGCGGGCTTCCCGTCCCCGGCGGAGGATTACATCGAAGGCTCGTTGGATCTGAACCGCCATTTGGTGCGCCACCCCGCAGCGACGTTCATCGTGCGGGTGCAAGGGGAATCCATGACGGGCGCAGGTATATATCCGGGCGACTTGTTGGTGGTGGATCGCAGTCTTGAGCCCCGGGACGGTCATGTGGTCATTGCCGTGGTGGACGGCGACTTGACGGTGAAGCGCCTGAAGGGCCGTCCAGGCCTTTGGCATTTGGAGGCCGAGCATCCGGATTTCCCCACCATCCCCATGCCCACAGGCGAAGATGGGGACGGGGAGACCTCTGCCATTTGGGGCGTGGTCACCAATGCGGTACGAGACTTGGTGGCGTGA
- a CDS encoding Y-family DNA polymerase → MTKLFALIDCNNFYASCERVFRPDLEGKPVAVLSNNDGCVVARSAEIKTIGIPMGAPYFKVRRVLDDHKAFVFSSNYELYGDMSSRVMSVLSRFSPDVEIYSIDEAFLGLDGFEDWDLETYARELREKVKKWTGIPVSVGIAPTKTLAKIAAERVKKDKLPGGVNVLRTRDTIVDALANTPVGDIWGVGRRWGKRFPSLGVYTALDFANQSEHWVRKKMGVTGARTQLELQGQVCFDIDNQPTDRKSCVSSRSFAKTVEDLDQLKDAVATFAARAGERLRQGGLVAAQLNAFAVTDRHNPHAAQYHASATVALPNPSNLTLDLTRAALQAFVKAYRPGFRYKKAGVMLLELAPAGEMQPTLFARSEMDQEKALRLQDALDHLNGAQRGGRDLVRVGAGGIEPETKTGAKKGWHLRRNYKSPRYTTQWSELATVQAC, encoded by the coding sequence ATGACCAAGCTGTTTGCCCTCATTGACTGCAACAACTTCTATGCGTCCTGCGAACGCGTATTTCGCCCCGACCTGGAAGGCAAACCCGTGGCCGTGCTGTCCAACAACGACGGCTGCGTGGTGGCGCGTTCGGCGGAGATCAAAACCATCGGCATTCCCATGGGGGCGCCGTATTTTAAAGTGCGCCGGGTTTTAGACGACCACAAGGCGTTCGTGTTTTCGTCGAACTATGAGCTTTACGGCGATATGTCGTCGCGTGTCATGTCGGTGCTCAGCCGCTTTAGCCCAGACGTGGAAATCTATTCCATCGATGAAGCGTTTTTGGGTCTCGACGGGTTCGAAGATTGGGACTTGGAAACGTATGCCCGCGAACTGCGCGAAAAGGTGAAAAAATGGACCGGCATTCCCGTGTCCGTCGGCATCGCACCCACCAAGACGCTGGCCAAGATTGCCGCCGAGCGGGTGAAGAAGGACAAACTGCCCGGCGGCGTCAATGTCTTGCGCACCCGCGATACGATTGTAGACGCACTGGCCAATACGCCCGTGGGCGACATTTGGGGTGTCGGGCGGCGCTGGGGCAAGCGCTTCCCGTCGTTGGGGGTATACACGGCACTCGATTTCGCCAACCAGTCCGAACACTGGGTGCGCAAAAAAATGGGTGTGACCGGCGCACGCACGCAGCTGGAGCTGCAAGGCCAGGTGTGTTTCGATATCGACAATCAACCGACGGACAGAAAATCGTGTGTGTCGTCCCGGTCGTTCGCCAAAACGGTGGAGGATTTGGATCAGTTGAAAGACGCGGTGGCGACTTTTGCAGCGCGCGCGGGTGAACGCTTGCGCCAAGGCGGTTTGGTGGCGGCGCAACTGAACGCGTTTGCGGTCACCGACAGGCACAACCCCCACGCCGCCCAATATCACGCCAGCGCGACAGTGGCGCTGCCCAATCCGTCGAACCTGACACTCGATTTGACCCGGGCGGCGTTGCAGGCCTTTGTGAAGGCTTACCGTCCGGGCTTTCGTTATAAAAAAGCGGGGGTGATGTTGCTCGAGCTCGCACCTGCAGGGGAAATGCAGCCGACTTTGTTTGCGCGCTCAGAAATGGATCAGGAAAAGGCCCTGCGCCTGCAAGATGCGCTGGACCATCTGAACGGCGCGCAAAGGGGTGGGCGCGATCTGGTGCGCGTCGGCGCGGGCGGCATTGAGCCTGAAACCAAAACTGGGGCGAAAAAAGGCTGGCATTTGCGCCGCAATTACAAATCGCCGCGCTACACCACCCAGTGGAGCGAGCTGGCAACCGTTCAAGCTTGTTAA
- the fliN gene encoding flagellar motor switch protein FliN — MADGINEEDEDKALLDVPLEVTAVLGTTNMKVSQLLKMGRGAVVQLERTVGEDIEIKANGNLIARGEVVVVEDHLAITMTKIYKTNVGR, encoded by the coding sequence ATGGCAGACGGCATCAACGAAGAAGACGAAGATAAGGCACTTTTAGATGTGCCTCTCGAAGTCACAGCAGTTTTGGGCACCACCAATATGAAGGTAAGCCAGCTGTTGAAGATGGGTCGTGGCGCTGTGGTGCAACTGGAACGCACCGTCGGCGAAGACATTGAAATCAAAGCCAATGGCAACCTGATCGCACGCGGCGAAGTGGTCGTGGTCGAAGATCACCTGGCCATCACCATGACCAAGATCTACAAGACCAATGTTGGTCGCTAA
- a CDS encoding class I SAM-dependent methyltransferase, whose protein sequence is MTAHRRSNSEALTATLELQGQKIIDIGCGEGHLVRLMTRHGAKVIGVECSSEMLEKAHAEKPVGDEVFHDGRAEDLPFSDGSIDIVVFFNSLHHVPMDSMDQALSEAARVLKSSGKLYVCEPVADGPHFELMQPVHDETVVRAKAYETLQKSETFALSQDDEFTYIHPAFHKDYDSFVERMLRINPEHEQAVQDFDAQLRSNFERLGEPTDKGSTFDQPMRVNLFTKA, encoded by the coding sequence ATGACCGCTCACCGCCGTTCAAACTCTGAAGCTTTGACCGCAACCCTTGAACTTCAAGGTCAGAAAATCATCGACATCGGTTGTGGTGAAGGCCATTTGGTGCGTTTGATGACGCGTCATGGCGCCAAAGTCATTGGTGTCGAATGCAGTTCAGAAATGCTGGAAAAAGCGCACGCAGAAAAACCCGTGGGCGATGAAGTGTTTCATGACGGGCGTGCCGAAGACTTGCCGTTTTCGGACGGCTCCATCGACATTGTAGTGTTTTTTAACTCGCTTCACCACGTGCCCATGGACAGCATGGACCAAGCTTTGAGCGAGGCTGCGCGGGTGCTGAAATCGTCCGGCAAGCTCTATGTCTGCGAGCCTGTCGCCGACGGCCCGCACTTTGAACTGATGCAACCTGTCCACGATGAAACCGTGGTGCGCGCAAAAGCCTATGAGACTCTGCAAAAGTCGGAAACCTTTGCGCTGAGCCAAGACGATGAATTCACTTACATTCATCCCGCCTTTCACAAAGATTACGACAGCTTCGTCGAACGCATGCTGCGCATCAATCCCGAACACGAACAAGCTGTTCAAGATTTTGATGCTCAACTGCGCAGTAATTTCGAACGTTTAGGTGAGCCGACGGACAAGGGCTCGACCTTCGATCAGCCCATGCGCGTCAACTTGTTCACCAAAGCGTGA
- a CDS encoding GNAT family N-acetyltransferase, whose product MSNITIRNARPEDAKAVHRIYAHHVETGKASFEEMAPSVEEITERRQKIINAGAPYIVAEWNGTVHGFAYAGSFRPRSAYRHTVEDSIYVDPAATGKGIGSALLSGLIERCTQLGYRQMVAVIGGADNLASINLHKRQGFEEVGHLKSTGFKFGDWVDTIIMQRPLGFGSDTLPDNSGPTE is encoded by the coding sequence ATGAGCAACATCACCATCCGCAACGCCCGACCCGAAGACGCCAAAGCCGTTCACCGCATTTATGCCCACCACGTTGAAACCGGTAAAGCCAGCTTCGAAGAAATGGCCCCCAGCGTCGAAGAGATTACGGAACGCCGCCAAAAAATCATCAACGCCGGCGCGCCCTACATTGTGGCGGAATGGAACGGCACAGTTCACGGCTTTGCCTATGCCGGAAGCTTCCGCCCCCGTTCGGCCTATCGCCATACGGTGGAAGATTCCATCTATGTCGATCCTGCCGCCACCGGCAAAGGCATTGGCTCGGCCTTGTTGAGCGGCTTGATCGAGCGCTGCACCCAGTTGGGCTATCGCCAAATGGTCGCGGTGATTGGTGGCGCAGATAATCTCGCATCCATCAACCTGCACAAACGCCAAGGCTTTGAAGAAGTCGGACACTTAAAATCCACCGGCTTCAAGTTCGGCGACTGGGTTGACACCATTATCATGCAGCGCCCCTTGGGCTTTGGCAGCGACACCCTGCCCGACAACAGCGGCCCCACCGAATAG
- a CDS encoding N-formylglutamate amidohydrolase, protein MVPNSAQLMEKEVETPFDIIEPAAQTCPVVFASPHSGRDYPASFVAASQLDPVSLRRSEDAFVDELYEKAPNFGAPLLRAHFPRAYADPNREPWELDPAMFDGELPNYINTSSPRVYAGLGTVAKVVTDGTEIYKNKIPFAEAQSRVEHCYKPYHTALQGLLDRTYEKFGTYLLIDCHSMPSIGGPMDRDHGNNRVDMVLGDANGVSCSPRVTSLAHQVLRDMGYRVVLNTPYAGGYTTRHYGRPVDNHHTLQIEVNRALYMDELTISRSQGFEQLADNLTHMVEALCSVDPATLTR, encoded by the coding sequence ATGGTACCCAACAGCGCCCAATTGATGGAAAAAGAGGTCGAAACGCCTTTTGACATCATCGAACCGGCAGCCCAGACCTGCCCGGTGGTGTTCGCCTCGCCCCATAGCGGCCGAGACTACCCTGCCTCCTTTGTCGCGGCTAGCCAGTTGGACCCGGTGTCTCTGCGCCGCTCTGAAGACGCGTTTGTGGATGAGCTTTACGAAAAAGCCCCGAACTTTGGCGCGCCTTTGCTGCGTGCCCATTTTCCGCGTGCCTATGCAGACCCAAACCGCGAACCGTGGGAACTGGACCCCGCCATGTTCGATGGAGAACTGCCCAACTACATCAACACCTCAAGCCCCCGCGTCTACGCCGGGCTGGGCACGGTTGCGAAAGTGGTGACGGACGGGACGGAAATTTACAAAAACAAGATCCCCTTTGCCGAGGCTCAAAGCCGGGTTGAGCATTGCTACAAGCCCTACCACACAGCCTTGCAAGGTTTGCTGGACCGCACCTATGAGAAGTTTGGCACCTATTTGTTGATCGACTGTCATTCCATGCCGTCCATTGGCGGGCCGATGGATCGCGACCACGGCAACAACCGCGTCGACATGGTGCTGGGCGACGCCAACGGCGTGTCGTGCAGCCCGCGCGTCACCAGCTTGGCCCATCAAGTCCTGCGCGATATGGGCTATCGGGTGGTGTTGAACACACCGTATGCCGGGGGCTACACCACGCGCCACTATGGCCGTCCCGTAGACAACCACCACACATTGCAAATCGAGGTCAATCGGGCCTTGTATATGGACGAACTCACCATTTCGCGCAGCCAGGGCTTCGAACAACTGGCCGACAACCTCACCCATATGGTCGAAGCTCTGTGTAGCGTTGACCCTGCAACGTTGACCCGGTGA
- a CDS encoding metallophosphoesterase family protein, producing the protein MTDILFYGDPHSKFQPLIDTVARKPPGAIVLLGDMEAHKPLDEELAPILDRGIPVHWIPGNHDTDQPGAHDNLFHSGLADINAHGRVLEICDIKIAGLGGVFRGKVWDPDNPNQGVWYFSGDEMVSTLPKHHLWRGGLPLRHRSSIFPSEYANLLGKQADILVTHEAPESHKYGSRAIGTLAGCLYAKHIVHGHHHFDYEDTLSGGIQVRGVGLRGLYRLNADQFKSNHGLS; encoded by the coding sequence ATGACAGATATCCTTTTTTACGGTGATCCCCATTCAAAATTCCAACCGCTCATCGACACCGTCGCACGAAAGCCGCCGGGTGCAATTGTCCTGTTGGGGGATATGGAAGCACACAAACCTTTGGACGAAGAGCTCGCACCCATTTTGGACCGTGGCATTCCGGTGCACTGGATTCCCGGCAACCATGACACGGATCAACCGGGTGCACATGACAACCTGTTTCATTCCGGATTGGCAGACATAAACGCCCATGGCCGCGTGTTGGAAATCTGTGACATTAAGATCGCAGGGCTAGGCGGGGTCTTTCGGGGCAAGGTGTGGGACCCAGACAATCCCAATCAAGGTGTATGGTATTTTTCAGGTGATGAGATGGTCTCGACACTCCCCAAACATCACCTGTGGCGTGGTGGATTGCCGTTACGTCACCGCTCAAGCATTTTTCCGTCAGAGTATGCGAACCTTCTTGGAAAACAGGCCGATATTCTCGTCACGCACGAAGCGCCTGAAAGCCACAAATATGGATCTCGTGCAATCGGCACTTTGGCGGGGTGTCTGTACGCGAAACACATCGTGCATGGCCATCATCACTTCGATTACGAGGACACCTTGTCTGGAGGCATCCAAGTGCGTGGTGTTGGGCTGCGCGGCCTTTATCGCCTGAACGCAGATCAATTTAAATCCAATCACGGCTTGTCGTAA
- a CDS encoding metallophosphoesterase has product MSTFKSKTIKILVVSDLHLEFERTQSPVGPKFTSTLNEIDLVLLAGDTWAGPKTATWICEWAERLNVRVAWVAGNHEFYSHKIEKTIKAFRSTCQKSRRVDYLEKDAVELEVHDRKLRVLGTTLWTDFALYGNPAQAKAAASDMMNDFRKITEDVGGKAGIYTKFRPDHAQKRHFLSRIWLNDELSKPFDGTTIVMTHHSPHPNSVPGRYRSDAVTPAYASDLTEMLTEHEISLWVHGHTHVSFDYEVGGTRVVCNPRGYEGYEPNDHFDPLMLVEV; this is encoded by the coding sequence ATGTCTACATTCAAATCGAAAACCATCAAAATCCTTGTGGTGTCCGATCTGCATCTCGAATTTGAGCGGACACAATCTCCCGTTGGCCCCAAATTTACATCGACACTGAACGAGATCGATCTTGTTCTGCTCGCTGGCGATACTTGGGCTGGCCCCAAAACAGCAACTTGGATCTGTGAATGGGCTGAACGCCTCAACGTGCGTGTGGCTTGGGTCGCTGGCAATCATGAATTCTATTCGCACAAAATCGAAAAGACGATCAAAGCCTTCCGGTCAACGTGTCAAAAATCCCGACGGGTTGATTATCTGGAAAAAGATGCCGTTGAGTTAGAAGTGCACGACCGCAAACTGCGCGTGTTGGGCACGACGCTTTGGACTGACTTCGCTCTTTATGGAAACCCTGCACAGGCAAAGGCTGCCGCCAGCGACATGATGAACGACTTTCGTAAAATTACCGAAGACGTCGGTGGCAAAGCAGGCATTTACACGAAGTTCAGACCTGATCACGCCCAAAAGCGGCATTTTCTAAGTCGCATATGGCTGAACGACGAATTGTCAAAGCCATTTGACGGAACAACGATCGTGATGACGCATCACAGTCCACATCCGAATAGTGTCCCGGGACGCTACAGAAGTGATGCCGTGACACCTGCGTACGCTTCAGATCTGACTGAGATGCTGACGGAACATGAGATTTCACTTTGGGTTCATGGACACACGCATGTGTCATTTGATTATGAAGTTGGCGGCACGCGTGTTGTCTGTAATCCCCGTGGATACGAGGGCTACGAGCCCAACGATCACTTTGACCCATTGATGCTGGTGGAGGTGTGA
- a CDS encoding AAA family ATPase has translation MMTPNEIASAVALALETMSDDDCIEIIRLFAEPATQTHVRSMPTGRLKDALKEAGGEYARANIEDAKHVRWFFWVSCAVEERHIRLAALMLAYALHKKLQLSKHELAYLQATHKAILVRLFGTLNGPSIDDLMAVIRVYANPWGDAFREGAEPNQILPELEHSLHEDDLEQIVKILDADRKAGDGWAFDGDDNSPDLDKALAGDADQFCALSYLVHDKLSSAVLARLAGLVARDTDCGAARLLVRAFRAGAQAELNEVDTSTLDEYLHTRLDGLDATEMTPANDDQYVPDGHVILAPNMPSADAMSGERRRILKDFAVMREPLKLLEPQVSVDELRNRLLAEFPWMEQPIDLICKDLVLRQSYGQREYSLPPLLIHGAPGTGKTRFVQRLAKVLGIPSDMLSLSGAADDRMLRGTGFGWSSANPSYPVNKIAETKVANPILVFDEVDKTKADGRNGDPVATLLMMTERENAAGYFDECLMAGVNLSYVNFVATANDIAHLPLPFLNRFRVIETPKPEAEHLRAIIGGVRSDFADEVGVDHRFIPDLSEAEVMFLEGIFAKYGNVRTVIRMVQKLLGRRERMQREQPN, from the coding sequence ATGATGACACCCAACGAAATCGCGTCAGCCGTAGCGCTGGCGCTCGAAACAATGTCGGATGATGACTGCATTGAGATCATTCGACTGTTCGCAGAACCCGCAACCCAAACCCATGTGCGATCCATGCCGACGGGGCGTTTGAAGGATGCTCTCAAAGAAGCCGGTGGGGAATACGCACGAGCCAACATCGAAGATGCCAAGCACGTCCGCTGGTTTTTTTGGGTGTCGTGCGCTGTCGAGGAAAGGCACATCCGTCTCGCGGCCCTGATGCTGGCCTACGCTCTGCACAAAAAACTGCAGTTATCGAAACATGAACTCGCATACCTACAAGCCACACACAAAGCTATTTTGGTACGTCTGTTTGGCACACTAAACGGACCATCCATCGATGACCTGATGGCAGTCATTCGAGTTTACGCGAACCCGTGGGGTGACGCTTTCCGTGAAGGTGCTGAGCCGAACCAAATTCTTCCTGAGCTCGAACACAGTTTGCACGAGGACGATTTGGAACAGATCGTCAAGATTCTCGACGCAGACCGAAAGGCCGGTGACGGCTGGGCTTTTGACGGTGATGATAACAGCCCTGATTTGGACAAAGCTCTTGCAGGCGATGCGGATCAGTTCTGCGCGCTCTCGTATCTTGTTCATGACAAATTGAGCTCCGCCGTACTGGCGCGTTTGGCGGGTCTGGTCGCTCGTGACACAGACTGTGGAGCAGCCCGGTTGCTCGTGCGTGCATTTCGCGCTGGTGCACAGGCTGAATTGAATGAGGTGGATACTTCCACACTCGATGAATATCTGCACACACGGCTGGACGGCCTTGATGCAACCGAAATGACGCCTGCCAACGACGATCAATATGTACCGGACGGCCATGTGATCTTGGCACCTAACATGCCCTCTGCGGATGCCATGTCTGGGGAGCGCCGACGTATTCTGAAAGATTTTGCAGTCATGCGTGAACCCTTGAAATTGCTGGAACCGCAAGTGTCCGTTGACGAACTACGTAACCGGTTGTTGGCTGAGTTTCCTTGGATGGAGCAACCAATTGATCTCATCTGTAAAGACCTTGTGCTTCGCCAATCGTACGGCCAGCGGGAATACAGTCTGCCGCCCTTGCTCATCCATGGCGCGCCGGGAACAGGTAAGACACGTTTCGTCCAAAGACTGGCTAAGGTTCTTGGCATCCCGTCCGACATGCTTAGTCTTTCCGGTGCGGCTGACGACCGGATGTTGAGGGGGACAGGTTTTGGTTGGTCGTCTGCCAATCCAAGCTATCCCGTCAACAAAATCGCAGAGACAAAAGTCGCTAATCCCATTCTTGTCTTTGACGAAGTAGATAAAACCAAGGCCGATGGCCGCAACGGCGACCCGGTCGCCACATTGCTGATGATGACGGAACGGGAGAATGCAGCCGGATACTTTGACGAATGTCTGATGGCAGGCGTCAATTTGTCCTACGTCAATTTCGTCGCCACGGCCAACGACATTGCGCATTTGCCGCTGCCGTTCCTGAACCGCTTTCGCGTGATCGAAACGCCGAAACCCGAAGCCGAACATCTTCGCGCCATCATCGGTGGGGTTAGGTCTGATTTTGCAGATGAAGTCGGTGTTGATCATAGGTTCATCCCTGATCTCAGTGAAGCTGAGGTGATGTTTTTGGAAGGCATCTTTGCTAAGTATGGAAACGTTCGCACCGTCATTCGTATGGTCCAAAAACTTTTGGGGCGACGAGAACGCATGCAGCGTGAACAACCCAATTAA
- a CDS encoding helix-turn-helix domain-containing protein, protein MTGEYRMLTAPQIRAARALLDWTQHELAERSSVSISVVKRMEVEGHDPRTSTVQAIQSALEKGGVVFVPSDDHAGEGVRMKTP, encoded by the coding sequence GTGACTGGAGAATATCGTATGCTCACCGCCCCCCAAATCCGCGCCGCCCGAGCGCTTCTGGACTGGACGCAGCATGAACTCGCTGAACGATCATCTGTGTCCATATCTGTCGTGAAAAGAATGGAAGTCGAGGGGCACGACCCGCGCACCAGCACTGTGCAGGCAATTCAGTCCGCACTGGAAAAAGGTGGTGTCGTCTTTGTTCCATCAGACGATCATGCAGGCGAAGGCGTGCGCATGAAGACGCCATAA
- a CDS encoding helix-turn-helix domain-containing protein — protein sequence MAVDFGNRLRARAQDLGLSDAEVARRLELSQTRYSNYVNNIREPDYQTLLRICGVLKTSPNILLGYEEYKAPKSKQKQIDKINSAISAMPIEALELVAPAVDAIAKTCKTKASKKSK from the coding sequence ATGGCTGTTGATTTTGGTAATAGATTGCGCGCTAGGGCGCAGGACTTGGGGCTTTCAGATGCGGAAGTCGCGCGACGTCTTGAGCTATCCCAAACGCGCTATAGCAATTACGTCAACAATATCCGTGAGCCGGACTACCAGACTCTGTTGCGCATATGCGGTGTGCTGAAAACCTCGCCAAACATCCTGCTCGGGTATGAGGAATACAAAGCCCCGAAGTCGAAGCAAAAGCAGATCGACAAAATCAATTCGGCAATTTCGGCTATGCCCATAGAAGCTTTGGAGCTTGTTGCACCTGCCGTGGATGCAATCGCCAAAACGTGCAAGACGAAAGCCTCGAAAAAAAGCAAATAG
- a CDS encoding DUF4755 domain-containing protein: MTIQTQVLAEPTKFSLGGFTPLLPAVYLLLVFSVLGIPLILVILIALKFLEKKQIREVQENGLRAFKSFVGDQAKYMDVTEAISKKKNRCLSPAGLATDGNNIFVLDDGVGAKIPWDHVRNWGWTTSDAPVRYGRTGFGGVEDVAVNQQEAVKAIQSSGFFVSVSDVEKPRWQFMTKDEDLLNKWMEIFTQIDEEAQAKTA, encoded by the coding sequence ATGACAATTCAGACACAGGTTTTAGCAGAGCCGACAAAGTTCAGCCTTGGCGGATTCACTCCTTTATTGCCTGCAGTTTATTTATTGCTTGTATTCTCAGTGTTGGGAATCCCGCTCATTTTGGTCATTTTGATTGCACTCAAATTCTTGGAGAAGAAGCAAATCAGGGAAGTTCAAGAAAATGGCCTGCGGGCTTTTAAGAGCTTTGTTGGCGATCAAGCAAAATACATGGATGTAACTGAGGCAATCAGCAAAAAGAAAAACAGATGCCTTTCGCCGGCCGGTCTTGCCACTGATGGCAATAACATTTTTGTTTTGGATGATGGGGTCGGAGCGAAGATTCCGTGGGACCACGTTCGCAACTGGGGCTGGACCACGAGTGATGCGCCTGTGCGGTATGGGCGAACGGGATTCGGTGGTGTTGAAGATGTCGCTGTTAATCAACAAGAGGCTGTAAAAGCAATCCAAAGCAGCGGCTTCTTCGTATCCGTCTCTGATGTGGAAAAACCTCGATGGCAGTTTATGACGAAAGATGAAGACCTTCTCAACAAATGGATGGAAATCTTTACCCAAATTGATGAAGAGGCTCAGGCGAAGACAGCATAG